In the Desulfuribacillus alkaliarsenatis genome, GGACGCAGACTCCGAGGGTGCGCTTTATGACGACGGACAAATTCTCGGATTCAGATTTGAGGGGATATATGGGGCAAATTGTCGAACTGCAATTCCAGGATAGTAGGGTGACAAATATTCGTATATTACCAGAGGATGCTAGGGAGTATACCCTTATTAGTGTGAGTTTAGATGAGTTGAGTATAAGGGTACGCGCTGATGATGGTAAGCAATTTGTATATTGGTTGCCTGAAGAAACGATGCTTATAGATGGTTATCGTCAATCCGTCGAAAAGCTAGAAGGTTTATATAGGCTCAGAAGTAAAGTTGAAGTCGAAGTGGTTAATGGAATGGTGGTATCGATAAAAAATGGCTCGTAAACTGCAAGGTATATCCTATAGCAAACTTCGAAAAGAAGTCGTATTCAAATTGTTGACAGTGGTTGTAGTGGCTTTTGCTATGCTTGGGGTAATGGGTGCACTAGCTACAGGTGCACAAACATCAAATGTCCTCGCCAATGCACAGCGGAGCTTTGACTCAGAGATACGGCCCAATGCTGAAAATGTGGTGCGAGTGTTTCTGGACGGTGCTGAGCTTAGCTTTGACGTGCCGCCAGTTATTGTAGAAGGACGGACTTTGGTGCCGATGCGGGCTATTTTTGAAGCCTTTGGCGCTGAAGTCGACTGGAAGCATGAAACACAGACAGCTACAGCCACCAAAGGTGGTCGAGAGGTTGTAATTACGCGCTATCTCAACACAGCATGGGTTGATGGTGTAGAAACACACTTAGATGTAGCGGCACGAACGGTGGACAATCGGATGATGGTGCCGTTACGATTTGTATCAGAAACCTTAGGGATGCAGGTGCAATGGACAGAACGGGAGCAACGAATTGATTTGTTCACAGCTTCGAGTATTGATGCCAGACTTTCATTCGGACTCCAACCGCCACAGCCGATTTATTTTCAATCGAGAAATACGTTCGTGGATATGGTGCCAACTATCTATTATAACCTGGTATTAAGCTTTGATAATCCAAACTCCTGGTCGAACAGGCCGCTGACAATTCGCACAATTGTCTGGAAGCCTAACGGTTCAATGTTAATGGATTATGTGGGTAATCCGATAGAGATTTCCAGCGGTGCAAGGGAATTTCGTCATTACGGCCGTATTCAATATCCAGGGTCTGAACGCAATCAGCCTGGGGTAGCTAATCCAGTACACTGGGATTTAGGCGAATATAGGGTTGAGGTATGGTTAGATGGAGAACGGACTGCAGCTAATACTTTTACGGTCGTACCTGCAATTAATGACCAGGGAAATACGTCAGCTAATATGTTTAACAGTGGCTTAGTAGCTAGGCAGGCTGATAGATTTTATGTGGTTGGGGCAAACGGTAGCTTGTATAAAGGGGAAGTTGGACGAACGGAAGTAGAACAATTGACTACTGATCGGGCGAACTATATTAACGTACAAGGGCAATGGATTTATTTCATTAACCTTTCGAAGGATCAAGTAATAAGTCGCATTCGCTTTGACGGTAGAAATGATACTAATGCAAGCAACCCACATCTAATCCGTCGTGGGGAGGCAGAGACGATATCCCATGATGCAGCGGAGCAATTGCTGTTAATAGATGACTGGTTATATTATGTGAATCTATCTGACGACAGAAAGCTGTACCGAATAAGGACGGATGGGTCAGAGAGTCAGCTAGTGCTAAACGATTCAATACTTCAATACTACATTCATACTAATCCGTTCACGCAGGCGAATGAGATTGTATATATAAAGTATGAAGATACCTATAGATATTACATAACACCAGAGGAGCAGCGCAGAAGACAAACAGAGGATATACAACCGTGGGAACGAAGGGAGCATAATGTAGGAATTGGCTCGTTGTACGTGGCAGATTTGAAAACAGATATAGCAGACATGTCAACGAATGAGAGTAAAAAGCTGTACAATGGTATGGTCACGGGTATGATTGTAGAAGGAACGTACGTATACTTCCTTAAGCCAATTGACAATGGCTGGAATCGACGGGTTTCAGGTAGGGTAGCAGGGAACTTATATAGGATGGAGTTATCAGATACTGGATCTCAAAAATCTAATGTGGATTCAAATATTTATAAGCCAGAGGCAGTTGCGATATTGGGAGATAAACAGGTGACGAACTTTTACGTAGATGCTGACATGCTAGTTGTTCAGGACGATCTTAATCGTGGTAGAGTGTGGCATGTCTACACGCCAGACGGTGAATATGTCAGAGAAATTCAGACAAATATTACACAACAAGCTGTAGATACAATAGGGGAGTCGTTCTATCAGAATCGCTCAACATTTCCTGTCACTTATATGAACCGCATGGATCGCTGGATGTACTACTACGTAGGTGATAAAGATGACAAAATATCAGATAATATGCCATTACGTACTGATGAGCGCTTGATTATAGTAAGATAGCAGAAAAAATCCTGGGAGACTACTCTCAGGATTTTTTGTAAAGCACTAACCAAGTTTGAAGTAGCAAAGTGATAGCAAATAGTACTGCCAAGCCCCAACCAGCGAAGGTGGTTAGTGTAATCATGTCTAAACTGGAGTTGGTTGATACTTGATTACCGTTAGGTATTTCAGAATTAGATGTGTTAGCGTAGTTATCTGTGTTTCCATAGTCTCCAGTATTATCAATCCTTGCTTGCGTGTCGATGTCACTATTAGTATTTGGTTGTGTATCAGTGTCATTGCCATGAATAGAGTTGCTATTGGAATTACTGTCAGTATTACTATTAGAGATACTGCTGGAGTTGGAAGCAGTATTGTTGGAATTATTATTAGAATTTGAAACGACAGTATTATTAGATACAGTATTGTTAGAAGCTGTATTATTAGCAATATTGATGCCAACAAATTGCGAGAATGATTGTTTTAGATTATTAGCACTACTATTCGTGTCGGTATCGAATTCTACCAATATCTCAACAGGATGATTTCTGGTATTAGCATTAGCTGTTGGGAACATCGTATAGCTTAATGTTTTCGATTCTCCTGGACTTAGAACAGGGATG is a window encoding:
- a CDS encoding stalk domain-containing protein codes for the protein MARKLQGISYSKLRKEVVFKLLTVVVVAFAMLGVMGALATGAQTSNVLANAQRSFDSEIRPNAENVVRVFLDGAELSFDVPPVIVEGRTLVPMRAIFEAFGAEVDWKHETQTATATKGGREVVITRYLNTAWVDGVETHLDVAARTVDNRMMVPLRFVSETLGMQVQWTEREQRIDLFTASSIDARLSFGLQPPQPIYFQSRNTFVDMVPTIYYNLVLSFDNPNSWSNRPLTIRTIVWKPNGSMLMDYVGNPIEISSGAREFRHYGRIQYPGSERNQPGVANPVHWDLGEYRVEVWLDGERTAANTFTVVPAINDQGNTSANMFNSGLVARQADRFYVVGANGSLYKGEVGRTEVEQLTTDRANYINVQGQWIYFINLSKDQVISRIRFDGRNDTNASNPHLIRRGEAETISHDAAEQLLLIDDWLYYVNLSDDRKLYRIRTDGSESQLVLNDSILQYYIHTNPFTQANEIVYIKYEDTYRYYITPEEQRRRQTEDIQPWERREHNVGIGSLYVADLKTDIADMSTNESKKLYNGMVTGMIVEGTYVYFLKPIDNGWNRRVSGRVAGNLYRMELSDTGSQKSNVDSNIYKPEAVAILGDKQVTNFYVDADMLVVQDDLNRGRVWHVYTPDGEYVREIQTNITQQAVDTIGESFYQNRSTFPVTYMNRMDRWMYYYVGDKDDKISDNMPLRTDERLIIVR